In Pectinophora gossypiella chromosome 1, ilPecGoss1.1, whole genome shotgun sequence, one genomic interval encodes:
- the LOC126366750 gene encoding mannose-P-dolichol utilization defect 1 protein homolog, which yields MAEFFKGLLLSVLSEKCYDEYFVNYNFLDVPCFKTTLSRGLGIGIIAGSILVKVPQILKIVGSKSAEGINIYGVCLELFAITANFAYSYVMNFPFSAWGEAIFLAIQTAIIAALVLHYGGSAAKALAFLTVYVGLVATLVSGQTPTDILWSMQAATVPIIVIAKSIQVITNYKNGSTGQLSAVTCLMLFGGSIARIFTSIQETGDLLIIVTYCVSTIANGALVLQLFWYWNVDKSNKNKNKKKKKRI from the exons ATGGCCGAATTTTTTAAAGGCTTGTTGTTGTCGGTTTTATCTGAAAAGTGTTATGATGAATACTTCGTCAATTACAACTTCCTCGACG TACCATGTTTTAAAACAACCCTCAGCCGAGGATTGGGAATTGGTATCATCGCAGGGTCAATTCTAGTAAAAGTTCCCCAAATTCTGAAGATTGTGGGCAGTAAGAGTGCTGAGGGCATCAACATCTATGGAGTATGCTTGGAGCTGTTTGCAATCACTGCTAACTTTGCATATAGTTATGTCATGAACTTCCCATTTAG TGCATGGGGTGAAGCAATTTTCTTAGCTATTCAAACTGCAATTATAGCAGCCCTAGTTCTGCACTATGGTGGGTCAGCAGCAAAAGCATTAGCCTTTCTAACGGTGTATGTAGGACTGGTAGCAACACTAGTTAGTGGTCAAACCCCTACAGACATATTGTGGTCCATGCAGGCAGCTACTGTGCCTATAATAGTAATAGCTAAG tcaATTCAAGTTATCACAAACTATAAAAATGGTAGCACAGGACAATTATCTGCAGTGACATGCCTGATGCTGTTTGGTGGAAGCATTGCAAGAATATTCACATCCATTCAAGAGACTGGCGATTTGCTCATAATAGTGACTTATTGTGTGTCAACTATTGCAAACGGCGCATTAGTTTTGCAGTTGTTCTGGTATTGGAATGTGGACAAGAGTAACAAAAATAAGaacaagaagaaaaagaaacgcATATAA